A single region of the Actinoplanes sp. SE50/110 genome encodes:
- a CDS encoding ABC transporter permease, with protein MSDLNTVTAAEAPGGQPNVPHGPVKKDKPRSLAADAWDDLRKRKIFWVAVVLVVAILVMAAFPTLFTSADPRYCVLPNQFKGPRSGAPFGFDFQGCNVYAKTVYGARNSIIVGVLSTLLAGVIGLVFGLATGYYGGWVDAILSRFVDIMLGVPFLLAGIVLSRRLSAGAGSDGIMAVTLTLGLLAWTSGARVMRSAVISSKNQDYVAAARMLGATPGRLVFRHILPNSIASYIVLLTLLLGINISSEATLSFLGVGLKGSAISWGIMISDASGFARIEPWPLVWPAAFLGVTVLAFIMLGDAVRDAFDPKLR; from the coding sequence ATGAGTGACCTGAACACCGTGACCGCGGCCGAGGCGCCGGGCGGTCAGCCGAACGTTCCGCACGGCCCGGTCAAGAAGGACAAGCCGCGCAGCCTCGCCGCCGACGCCTGGGACGATCTGCGCAAGCGCAAGATCTTCTGGGTCGCCGTCGTGCTGGTGGTGGCGATCCTGGTGATGGCGGCTTTCCCGACGCTGTTCACCTCCGCCGACCCGCGTTACTGCGTCCTTCCCAACCAGTTCAAGGGCCCGAGGAGCGGTGCCCCGTTCGGGTTCGACTTCCAGGGCTGCAACGTCTACGCCAAGACCGTTTACGGTGCTCGCAACTCGATCATCGTCGGTGTGCTCTCCACTCTGCTGGCCGGTGTCATCGGCCTCGTCTTCGGCCTGGCCACCGGCTACTACGGCGGCTGGGTGGACGCGATCCTGTCCCGCTTCGTCGACATCATGCTGGGCGTGCCGTTCCTGCTCGCCGGCATCGTGCTGTCCCGCCGGCTCTCCGCCGGTGCGGGCAGTGACGGCATCATGGCGGTGACCCTCACCCTGGGCCTGCTGGCCTGGACGTCGGGCGCGCGGGTGATGCGCTCCGCGGTCATCTCGTCGAAGAACCAGGACTACGTGGCGGCCGCCCGGATGCTCGGGGCGACCCCGGGCCGGCTGGTCTTCCGGCACATTCTGCCGAACTCCATCGCGTCCTACATCGTGCTGCTCACCCTGCTGCTCGGCATCAACATCTCCAGCGAGGCGACCCTGTCCTTCCTCGGGGTCGGGCTCAAGGGCAGTGCCATCAGCTGGGGCATCATGATCTCCGACGCCAGCGGGTTCGCCCGGATCGAGCCGTGGCCCCTGGTGTGGCCGGCCGCCTTCCTCGGCGTGACCGTGCTCGCCTTCATCATGCTCGGCGACGCCGTGCGTGACGCTTTCGACCCGAAGTTGCGGTGA
- a CDS encoding ABC transporter ATP-binding protein, whose translation MDVLPGVDPRAPLLEVNDLHVEFRTNYGVAKAVNGANFWLSPGETLAILGESGCGKSVTAQAIMGILDTPPGYVTQGQIKYRGVDLQKLPEDQRRKVRANRIAMIFQDALSALNPVYTVGFQLGELFRKHRGISRAEAKRRSIDLLDQVKIPGARTRVDDYPHQFSGGMRQRVMIAMALALDPEVLIADEPTTALDVTVQAQIMGLLADLQRQRNMGLILITHDMGVVADVADRISVMYAGKVVEEAPVYDIYARPAHPYTKALLESIPRLDMKGQQLSVIRGLPPALTDVPKGCAFNPRCAYARDACRQDPPPPPYQVSVQPHRTARCHFFREVIGE comes from the coding sequence ATGGACGTCCTACCGGGCGTCGACCCTCGCGCACCCCTGCTCGAAGTGAACGACCTGCACGTCGAGTTCCGAACGAACTACGGTGTGGCCAAGGCCGTCAACGGCGCCAACTTCTGGCTCTCCCCGGGCGAGACGCTGGCGATCCTCGGCGAGTCCGGCTGCGGCAAGTCGGTGACCGCTCAGGCGATCATGGGCATCCTGGACACCCCGCCGGGGTACGTCACCCAGGGCCAGATCAAGTACCGCGGCGTCGACCTGCAGAAGCTGCCGGAGGACCAGCGGCGCAAGGTCCGGGCCAACCGGATCGCGATGATCTTCCAAGACGCGCTCTCCGCACTGAACCCGGTCTACACGGTCGGTTTCCAGCTGGGCGAGCTGTTCCGCAAGCACCGCGGGATCTCGCGGGCCGAGGCCAAGCGCCGTTCGATCGACCTGCTCGACCAGGTCAAGATCCCCGGCGCGCGGACCCGGGTCGACGACTACCCGCACCAGTTCTCCGGCGGCATGCGGCAGCGCGTCATGATCGCCATGGCGCTGGCGCTCGACCCGGAGGTGCTGATCGCCGACGAGCCCACCACGGCGCTCGATGTCACCGTGCAGGCGCAGATCATGGGCCTGCTCGCCGACCTGCAGCGGCAGCGCAACATGGGCCTGATCCTGATCACGCACGACATGGGCGTGGTCGCGGACGTGGCCGACCGGATCTCGGTGATGTACGCGGGCAAGGTCGTCGAGGAGGCGCCGGTCTACGACATCTACGCGCGTCCGGCCCACCCGTACACCAAGGCCCTGCTCGAGTCGATTCCCCGGCTCGACATGAAGGGACAGCAGCTCAGCGTCATCCGCGGCCTGCCGCCGGCGCTGACCGACGTGCCCAAGGGGTGCGCCTTCAACCCCCGGTGCGCGTACGCGCGGGACGCCTGCCGTCAGGACCCGCCACCGCCGCCGTACCAGGTTTCGGTCCAGCCGCACCGCACGGCGCGCTGCCACTTCTTCCGGGAGGTCATCGGTGAGTGA
- a CDS encoding ABC transporter ATP-binding protein → MSDVVLEAKGLVKHFPITQGIVFKSKVGAVRAVDGVDLHLRRGETLGVVGESGCGKSTLAKLLVGLETPTAGSINVRGEDMVRLKGAALRRARRNIQMVLQDPYTSLNPRMTVGDIIGEPFEIHPDVVPKGGRQRAVQDLLDTVGLNPDHINRYPHQFSGGQRQRIGIARALALKPEIIVCDEPVSALDVSIQAQVINLLERLQNEFGLSYIFIAHDLSVVRHISDRVAVMYLGKVIETGHDQAIYEQPTHPYTQALLSAVPVPDPRLRGHRDQIVLEGDVPSPANPPSGCRFRTRCWKAQDICAQQEPLLQIRERSPHPSACHFAEIRDVVRGR, encoded by the coding sequence GTGAGTGACGTCGTCCTCGAAGCCAAGGGCCTGGTCAAGCACTTCCCGATCACCCAGGGCATCGTTTTCAAGAGCAAGGTCGGCGCGGTCCGGGCGGTCGACGGTGTCGACCTGCACCTGCGTCGCGGCGAAACCCTGGGCGTCGTCGGCGAGTCCGGCTGCGGCAAGTCGACCCTGGCGAAACTGCTGGTCGGCCTGGAAACCCCGACCGCCGGCTCGATCAACGTCCGCGGCGAGGACATGGTCAGGTTGAAAGGCGCCGCACTGCGCCGGGCCCGCCGCAACATCCAGATGGTGCTGCAGGACCCGTACACGTCGCTGAACCCGCGCATGACGGTCGGCGACATCATCGGCGAGCCGTTCGAGATCCACCCCGACGTGGTCCCGAAGGGCGGCCGCCAGCGCGCGGTGCAGGACCTGCTGGACACGGTCGGCCTCAACCCCGACCACATCAACCGCTACCCGCACCAGTTCTCCGGCGGCCAGCGCCAGCGCATCGGCATCGCCCGGGCGCTCGCCCTCAAGCCGGAGATCATCGTCTGCGACGAGCCGGTGTCGGCGCTCGACGTGTCCATCCAGGCCCAGGTGATCAACCTGCTGGAGCGGCTGCAGAACGAGTTCGGCCTGTCGTACATCTTCATCGCCCACGACCTCTCGGTCGTCCGGCACATCTCCGACCGGGTCGCCGTCATGTACCTCGGCAAGGTCATCGAGACGGGCCACGACCAGGCGATCTACGAGCAGCCCACGCACCCGTACACGCAGGCGCTGCTCTCCGCCGTCCCGGTCCCGGACCCGCGCCTGCGCGGCCACCGCGACCAGATCGTGCTGGAGGGCGACGTGCCCTCGCCGGCCAACCCGCCCTCGGGATGCCGTTTCCGCACCCGCTGCTGGAAGGCGCAGGACATCTGCGCCCAGCAGGAGCCGCTCCTCCAGATCCGCGAGCGGTCCCCGCACCCCAGCGCCTGCCACTTCGCCGAAATCCGGGATGTCGTCAGAGGCCGCTGA
- a CDS encoding chorismate mutase: protein MALDASTGAGRPLAADEIRALRERIDEIDQAIIDLWQERSRLSQEVGKTRMASGGTRLVLAREREIVDRFRAALGPDGTQVALLLLRSGRGPL from the coding sequence ATCGCCCTGGACGCGTCGACCGGCGCCGGCCGCCCGCTGGCCGCCGACGAGATCCGCGCCCTGCGCGAACGGATCGACGAGATCGACCAGGCCATCATCGACCTCTGGCAGGAGCGTTCCCGCCTCTCCCAGGAGGTCGGCAAAACCCGGATGGCCTCCGGCGGCACCCGCCTGGTCCTCGCCCGCGAACGCGAGATCGTCGACCGCTTCCGCGCCGCCCTGGGCCCGGACGGCACCCAGGTCGCCCTCCTCCTGCTCCGCTCCGGCCGCGGCCCGCTGTAA
- a CDS encoding bifunctional UDP-sugar hydrolase/5'-nucleotidase, with protein MTSPLRRRVAVPAVALAVVGALSTAPAQSAAAAPPAEFVPVSASYGASPGTPVVKGRILSYNDFHGAIDPPTGGGAVVNAGGTSTPAGGVEHLATYLKRLRAEAAAQGRQTITAGAGDLIGASPLVSAAFHDEPTIELMNTVGLQVSSVGNHEFDEGVAELIRMQRGGCHPVDGCQDGDGFGGAKFHYLAANTIDNRTGLPILPPIDIKYVGGVPVGFIGLTLEGTAGIVNPAGIKNVHFTDEIVTANRWSNILKLFGVKAQVLLLHEGGAQATVTPTAGVSDCTGFTGAVVPIVAGLNPDISIVVSGHTHRFYSCKLPNKAGTDTVVTSAGTNGQLITDIDYSLDKRTGKFTEITAKNVIVENGVPDGNGGWKKDATGVYLKNPDTVDPAAKKVADKYRVAVAPLANKVIGTISGDIPRSNNAAGESPLGDVIADAQLTYTTAATAQIALMNPGGIRADLDADQSSGGEAYGQVTYGEAFTVQPFNNLVTTEPLTGAQLKEALEQQFAGYAKQTTTKILQVSAGFTYTWSASAPLGSKVSNLALNGTPIDPAATYRVTMNNFLANGGDGFTNLVVDPAKVVTAPGFDIDALTAYLATGTVQPGPANRITTTP; from the coding sequence ATGACTTCTCCGCTGCGGCGGCGGGTGGCCGTTCCGGCCGTCGCGCTGGCCGTCGTCGGCGCGCTCTCCACGGCGCCCGCCCAGTCGGCCGCCGCCGCGCCGCCCGCCGAGTTCGTCCCGGTGTCCGCGTCGTACGGCGCCTCACCCGGCACCCCCGTGGTGAAGGGCCGGATTCTCAGCTACAACGACTTCCACGGCGCGATCGACCCGCCGACCGGCGGCGGTGCGGTGGTCAACGCCGGCGGCACCAGCACCCCGGCCGGCGGTGTGGAACACCTCGCCACCTATCTGAAGAGGCTGCGCGCCGAGGCGGCGGCGCAGGGCCGGCAGACCATCACGGCCGGCGCGGGCGACCTGATCGGGGCCAGCCCGCTGGTCAGCGCCGCGTTCCACGACGAGCCGACGATCGAGCTGATGAACACGGTCGGCCTGCAGGTGAGCTCGGTCGGCAACCACGAGTTCGACGAGGGCGTCGCCGAGCTGATCCGGATGCAGCGCGGTGGGTGCCACCCGGTCGACGGCTGCCAGGACGGCGACGGCTTCGGCGGGGCGAAATTCCACTACCTCGCGGCCAACACCATCGACAACAGGACCGGGCTGCCGATCCTGCCGCCGATCGACATCAAGTACGTGGGTGGCGTGCCGGTCGGCTTCATCGGCCTCACCCTGGAGGGCACCGCCGGCATCGTGAACCCGGCCGGCATCAAGAACGTGCACTTCACCGACGAGATCGTCACCGCCAACAGGTGGAGCAACATCCTCAAGCTGTTCGGGGTCAAGGCCCAGGTGCTGCTCCTGCACGAGGGCGGCGCGCAGGCGACCGTGACGCCCACCGCGGGCGTCTCGGACTGCACCGGCTTCACCGGCGCGGTGGTGCCGATCGTGGCCGGGCTCAACCCGGACATCAGCATCGTGGTCTCCGGGCACACCCACCGGTTCTACAGCTGCAAGCTGCCCAACAAGGCGGGTACCGACACCGTGGTCACCAGCGCCGGCACCAACGGTCAGCTGATCACCGACATCGATTACTCGCTGGACAAGCGGACCGGGAAGTTCACCGAGATCACCGCGAAGAACGTGATCGTGGAGAACGGCGTCCCGGACGGCAACGGCGGCTGGAAGAAGGACGCGACCGGCGTCTACCTGAAGAACCCGGACACCGTCGACCCGGCCGCCAAGAAGGTCGCCGACAAGTACCGGGTCGCGGTGGCCCCGCTGGCCAACAAGGTGATCGGCACCATCTCCGGTGACATCCCGCGCAGCAACAACGCGGCCGGCGAGAGCCCGCTCGGCGACGTGATCGCCGACGCCCAGCTCACCTACACCACCGCGGCCACAGCGCAGATCGCGCTGATGAACCCGGGCGGCATCCGGGCCGACCTGGACGCCGACCAGTCCTCCGGCGGCGAGGCGTACGGCCAGGTCACCTACGGCGAGGCGTTCACCGTCCAGCCGTTCAACAACCTGGTCACCACCGAGCCGCTCACCGGCGCCCAGCTCAAGGAGGCGCTGGAGCAGCAGTTCGCCGGCTACGCCAAGCAGACCACCACCAAGATCCTGCAGGTCTCGGCCGGCTTCACCTACACCTGGAGCGCGTCCGCCCCGCTCGGCTCGAAGGTCAGCAATCTGGCGCTGAACGGCACGCCGATCGACCCGGCCGCCACCTACCGGGTCACCATGAACAACTTCCTGGCCAACGGCGGCGACGGCTTCACCAACCTGGTCGTCGACCCGGCCAAGGTGGTCACCGCGCCCGGCTTCGACATCGACGCGCTCACCGCCTACCTGGCCACCGGCACCGTCCAGCCCGGCCCGGCCAACCGGATCACCACCACCCCCTGA
- the pcrA gene encoding DNA helicase PcrA produces MRPSSEPSDDALFPLPETAAAAAPPAPVAATLRPVAPAVRQPERPRRRVDPEALLEGLNGPQRDAVTHAGGPLLIVAGAGSGKTRVLTHRIAYLLAARDVHPGEIIAITFTNKAAGEMKERVAHLIGPRARLMWVSTFHSACVRILRAEHEHAGLKSTFSIYDADDSRRLMQMVARELDLDPKRYTARGLAAQVSNLKNELVDPEEFKAKAKGPNERAVAEAYELYQRRLKEAHALDFDDIIMATVHLFQSHPLVAEAYRRRFRHVLVDEYQDTNVAQYMLIRELVGRDDQDPSELCVVGDADQSIYAFRGATIRNILEFERDYPSARTILLEQNYRSTQTILSAANAVIDRNTSRKPKRLWSDQGAGEQIVGYVADTEHAEADWVAREIDRLSDRHEVRPGDVAVFYRTNNQSRVFEEVFIRVGLPYKVVGGVRFYERKEVRDALAYLRAIVNEDDTVSIRRVLNTPKRGIGDRAEACVEALSNRDRISFGQALRHARTAPGISTRAANSIADFVQILDDLREMSLTEAPEAVLEAVLQRSGLLTELEESLDPQDQGRVENLQELVSVAREYTERVETQAGEDDPEAPVASLAGFLEQVALVADADQIPSDDPDHQGVVTLMTLHTAKGLEFPVVFLTGLEDGVFPHMRAMSDNSELEEERRLAYVGITRARQRLYLSRAVTRSAWGQPQYNPPSRFTDELPAELVRWERTGGSYTSWSGTGGGVGGRGGGDRQRGGGFAGGTPKAQRIAERLGIDASRLSTASELKQAPKVEAGDRVNHQRYGLGRVVAVEGHGPGARAQIDFGDQVMWLILRHAPIEKI; encoded by the coding sequence ATGCGACCTTCCTCTGAACCTTCCGATGACGCCCTGTTCCCGCTGCCCGAGACGGCTGCCGCCGCCGCCCCGCCGGCCCCGGTGGCCGCGACGCTGCGGCCCGTCGCGCCGGCCGTCCGGCAGCCCGAGCGGCCGCGTCGGCGGGTCGACCCGGAGGCGCTGCTCGAGGGGCTGAACGGCCCGCAGCGCGACGCGGTGACCCACGCCGGCGGCCCCCTGCTGATCGTGGCCGGCGCCGGCTCCGGCAAGACCCGGGTCCTCACCCACCGGATCGCCTACCTGCTGGCCGCGCGGGACGTGCACCCCGGCGAGATCATCGCGATCACGTTCACCAACAAGGCGGCCGGCGAGATGAAGGAGCGGGTCGCCCACCTGATCGGTCCGCGCGCCCGGCTGATGTGGGTGTCGACGTTCCACTCGGCCTGCGTCCGGATCCTGCGCGCCGAGCATGAGCACGCCGGGCTGAAGAGCACCTTCTCCATCTACGACGCGGACGACTCGCGCCGGCTGATGCAGATGGTCGCCCGCGAGCTCGATCTCGACCCGAAGCGCTACACCGCGCGTGGCCTGGCCGCCCAGGTGTCGAACCTGAAGAACGAGCTGGTCGACCCGGAGGAGTTCAAGGCCAAGGCGAAGGGGCCGAACGAACGGGCCGTCGCCGAGGCGTACGAGTTGTATCAGCGCCGCCTCAAGGAGGCGCACGCGCTGGACTTCGACGACATCATCATGGCCACCGTGCACCTGTTCCAGTCGCACCCGCTGGTCGCCGAGGCCTACCGCCGCCGCTTCCGGCACGTGCTGGTCGACGAGTACCAGGACACCAACGTCGCGCAGTACATGCTGATCCGCGAGCTGGTCGGCCGCGACGATCAGGACCCGTCCGAGCTCTGCGTGGTCGGTGACGCCGACCAGTCGATCTACGCGTTCCGCGGCGCCACGATCCGCAACATCCTGGAGTTCGAGCGGGACTACCCGTCCGCCCGCACCATCCTGCTGGAGCAGAACTACCGCTCCACCCAGACCATCCTGTCCGCGGCCAACGCGGTGATCGACCGGAACACCTCGCGCAAACCGAAACGGCTCTGGAGCGACCAGGGCGCCGGCGAGCAGATCGTCGGCTACGTCGCGGACACCGAGCACGCCGAGGCCGACTGGGTGGCCCGGGAGATCGACCGGCTGTCCGACCGGCACGAGGTGCGCCCCGGCGACGTCGCCGTCTTCTACCGCACCAACAACCAGTCCCGCGTCTTCGAGGAGGTGTTCATCCGGGTCGGTCTGCCCTACAAGGTGGTCGGCGGGGTGCGCTTCTACGAGCGTAAGGAGGTCCGCGACGCGCTGGCCTACCTGCGCGCGATCGTCAACGAGGACGACACGGTCAGCATCCGCCGGGTATTGAACACCCCGAAGCGGGGGATCGGCGATCGCGCCGAGGCCTGCGTCGAGGCGCTGTCGAACCGGGACCGGATCTCGTTCGGCCAGGCACTGCGTCACGCGCGGACCGCCCCGGGCATCTCCACCCGCGCGGCCAACAGCATCGCCGACTTCGTGCAGATCCTCGACGACCTGCGGGAGATGTCGCTGACCGAAGCGCCGGAGGCGGTGCTGGAGGCGGTGCTGCAGCGCTCCGGCCTGCTCACCGAGCTGGAGGAGAGCCTCGACCCGCAGGACCAGGGCCGGGTGGAGAACTTGCAGGAGCTGGTCAGCGTCGCCCGGGAGTACACCGAGCGGGTGGAGACCCAGGCCGGCGAGGACGATCCGGAGGCGCCGGTCGCGTCCCTGGCCGGCTTCCTGGAGCAGGTGGCGCTGGTCGCCGACGCCGACCAGATCCCCTCCGACGACCCCGACCACCAGGGTGTGGTCACCCTGATGACACTGCACACCGCCAAGGGCCTGGAGTTCCCGGTGGTCTTCCTGACCGGGCTGGAGGACGGCGTCTTCCCGCACATGCGCGCCATGTCCGACAACTCCGAGCTGGAGGAGGAGCGCCGGCTGGCCTACGTCGGGATCACCCGGGCCCGGCAGCGGCTCTACCTGTCCCGGGCGGTCACCCGGTCGGCCTGGGGCCAGCCGCAGTACAACCCGCCGTCGAGGTTCACCGACGAGCTGCCGGCCGAGCTGGTCCGCTGGGAGCGCACCGGCGGGTCGTACACGTCGTGGTCCGGCACCGGGGGCGGGGTGGGCGGCCGCGGCGGCGGCGACCGGCAGCGCGGCGGCGGCTTCGCCGGCGGCACCCCGAAAGCGCAGCGGATCGCCGAGCGGCTCGGCATCGACGCCAGCCGGCTGTCCACCGCCAGCGAGCTCAAGCAGGCACCGAAGGTGGAGGCCGGCGACCGGGTCAACCATCAGCGGTACGGCCTGGGCCGGGTGGTAGCGGTCGAGGGACACGGGCCGGGCGCCCGCGCCCAGATCGACTTCGGCGACCAGGTGATGTGGCTGATCCTGCGGCACGCCCCGATCGAAAAGATCTAG
- a CDS encoding M23 family metallopeptidase → MGQTATPGSTGRHRQERLHRHRAPAFPALFATRGRSAVSLTALTATLATGIGVAGAAASAAPVHQHATSGGHTAAHPYAALPIVPPPGDDAPAKTHPELQHTGDEVSVGRPAPDPVKRAEKPVAVAAATGTWVDPNPTARVTSCFGERWGRLHAGVDLAAPDGTPIVAAGAGVVVRAGVAEGYGNAVLIDHGNGWLTHYGHLSRITVAVGQVVRAGEQIGNEGSTGHSTGPHLHFEVHEGYYKNPVEPTAWMHRHGVDIAGCDTF, encoded by the coding sequence GTGGGGCAGACAGCGACACCGGGCAGCACCGGACGGCACCGCCAGGAACGCCTGCACCGGCACCGCGCCCCCGCCTTCCCGGCCCTGTTCGCCACCCGCGGCCGCTCCGCCGTCTCACTCACCGCGCTGACCGCCACCCTGGCCACCGGGATCGGCGTGGCCGGTGCGGCCGCCTCGGCCGCCCCCGTGCACCAGCACGCCACCTCCGGCGGGCACACCGCCGCGCACCCGTACGCCGCGCTGCCGATCGTCCCGCCACCCGGTGACGACGCCCCGGCCAAGACCCACCCGGAGCTCCAGCACACCGGCGACGAGGTCAGCGTGGGCCGCCCCGCGCCCGATCCGGTCAAGCGGGCGGAAAAGCCGGTCGCCGTGGCCGCGGCCACCGGCACCTGGGTCGACCCGAACCCGACCGCCCGGGTCACCTCCTGCTTCGGCGAACGCTGGGGCCGCCTGCACGCCGGCGTCGACCTGGCCGCCCCGGACGGCACCCCGATCGTCGCGGCCGGCGCCGGCGTCGTGGTCCGCGCCGGCGTCGCCGAGGGCTACGGCAACGCGGTGCTGATCGACCACGGCAACGGGTGGCTCACCCATTACGGCCACCTGTCCCGCATCACGGTGGCCGTCGGCCAGGTGGTGCGGGCCGGCGAGCAGATCGGCAACGAGGGCTCGACCGGCCACTCGACCGGTCCACACCTGCACTTCGAGGTGCACGAGGGTTACTACAAGAACCCGGTCGAACCCACCGCCTGGATGCACCGGCACGGGGTGGACATCGCCGGCTGCGACACCTTCTAG
- a CDS encoding M23 family metallopeptidase, which translates to MRQRLSSEPDRYRGRRRVPTPPRSRYAAVGAAAFVGAGIVAIGAASNLPDSKTVNPDVLSSLDQAQTQVAADALQNRAGTHASRSENRDAAAKATTKLSDDEVADAYLLPLDDYEFTAPFGVRFGKLHAGIDLAAPDGTPYKAIHAGEVTAAGYNGGYGYSITVKQSDGTEVIYAHSRRLLVKKGDTVKAGQVIGEVGNTGYSYGTHLHLEIHVGGTPVDPISFLKPHGVDIQLQLESVYAAQAASLAAS; encoded by the coding sequence GTGCGCCAGCGCTTGTCGTCTGAGCCCGATCGCTATCGCGGCCGGCGTCGCGTGCCCACCCCTCCACGCAGCCGCTACGCCGCCGTCGGCGCGGCCGCCTTCGTCGGAGCCGGGATCGTCGCCATCGGCGCCGCGTCCAACCTGCCCGACTCCAAAACGGTCAACCCGGACGTGCTGTCCAGCCTCGACCAGGCGCAGACCCAGGTCGCCGCGGACGCCCTGCAGAACCGCGCCGGCACCCACGCCTCCCGCAGCGAGAACCGGGACGCCGCCGCCAAGGCGACGACCAAGCTCTCCGACGACGAGGTTGCCGACGCCTACCTGCTGCCGCTCGACGACTACGAGTTCACCGCCCCGTTCGGTGTCCGGTTCGGCAAGCTGCACGCCGGCATCGACCTGGCCGCCCCCGACGGCACGCCGTACAAGGCGATCCACGCCGGCGAGGTGACCGCGGCGGGCTACAACGGCGGCTACGGCTACTCGATCACCGTCAAGCAGAGCGACGGCACCGAGGTCATCTACGCCCACTCCCGGCGCCTGCTGGTGAAAAAGGGTGACACGGTCAAGGCCGGCCAGGTGATCGGCGAGGTCGGCAACACCGGCTACTCCTACGGGACGCACCTGCACCTGGAGATCCACGTCGGCGGTACGCCGGTCGACCCGATCTCCTTCCTCAAGCCGCACGGGGTGGACATCCAGCTCCAGCTCGAATCCGTGTACGCCGCCCAGGCCGCGTCCCTCGCCGCCTCCTGA
- a CDS encoding cobalamin B12-binding domain-containing protein, with amino-acid sequence MQARIRVVVAKPGLDGHDRGAKVVARALRDAGMEVVYTGLHQTPEQIVETAIQEDADAVGLSVLSGAHMTLFRRVVELLAERDAADIVVFGGGIIPEDDITELESLGVAKVFTPGATTASIIEWVRANVGTQPAGQL; translated from the coding sequence ATGCAAGCACGGATCAGGGTCGTCGTCGCGAAGCCGGGGCTGGACGGGCACGACCGGGGGGCCAAGGTGGTGGCGCGCGCGCTCCGCGACGCCGGCATGGAGGTCGTGTACACCGGGCTGCACCAGACGCCCGAGCAGATCGTCGAGACCGCGATTCAGGAGGACGCCGACGCGGTCGGCCTGTCGGTCCTGTCCGGGGCGCACATGACGCTGTTCCGCCGGGTGGTGGAACTGCTCGCCGAGCGCGACGCCGCCGACATCGTGGTATTCGGTGGCGGCATCATTCCGGAGGACGACATCACGGAATTGGAATCACTCGGTGTAGCCAAGGTATTCACGCCGGGTGCCACAACCGCATCCATCATCGAATGGGTTCGCGCCAATGTCGGGACCCAGCCCGCCGGCCAGCTCTAG
- the sucC gene encoding ADP-forming succinate--CoA ligase subunit beta: MDLFEYQGRDLFERHGLPVLGGGVAETPQEARAIAERLGGKVVVKAQVKVGGRGKAGGVKLADGADEAEARATDILGMDIKGHTVHKVMLAETADIKEEYYFSYLLDRANRTFLCIASVAGGMEIETVAEEDPERVAKVAIDASKGVDEAKAREIVTAAKFPADVADQVVDIAVKLWQAFVAEDALLVEVNPLAKVGDGRVLALDAKVTLDENAGFRHPDHEALEDKSAVDPIEQAAKAKNLNYVKLDGEVGIIGNGAGLVMSTLDVVAYAGEKHGNVKPANFLDIGGGASAQVMANGLEIVLGDPAVKSVFVNVFGGITACDAVANGIIQALALLAERGETVTKPLVVRLDGNNAEAGRAILDGANNPLVERVDTMDGAAARAAELAAAGK; this comes from the coding sequence GTGGACCTGTTCGAGTATCAGGGGCGCGACCTGTTCGAACGGCACGGGCTGCCCGTGCTGGGCGGCGGTGTCGCCGAGACCCCGCAGGAGGCCCGGGCGATCGCCGAGCGACTCGGTGGCAAGGTCGTCGTCAAGGCGCAGGTCAAGGTCGGCGGCCGGGGCAAGGCCGGCGGCGTCAAGCTGGCTGACGGTGCGGACGAGGCGGAGGCCCGTGCGACCGACATCCTGGGCATGGACATCAAGGGCCACACGGTCCACAAGGTGATGCTGGCCGAGACGGCCGACATCAAGGAGGAGTACTACTTCTCCTACCTGCTGGACCGGGCGAACCGCACCTTCCTCTGCATCGCCAGCGTCGCCGGCGGCATGGAGATCGAGACGGTCGCCGAGGAGGACCCGGAGCGGGTCGCCAAGGTCGCGATCGACGCGAGCAAGGGTGTCGACGAGGCGAAGGCGCGCGAGATCGTCACCGCCGCCAAGTTCCCGGCCGACGTCGCCGACCAGGTGGTCGACATCGCGGTGAAGCTGTGGCAGGCGTTCGTCGCCGAGGACGCGCTGCTGGTCGAGGTCAACCCGCTGGCCAAGGTCGGCGACGGCCGGGTGCTGGCGCTGGACGCCAAGGTCACCCTGGACGAGAACGCCGGCTTCCGGCACCCCGACCACGAGGCGCTCGAGGACAAGTCCGCGGTCGACCCGATCGAGCAGGCGGCCAAGGCGAAGAACCTCAACTACGTCAAGCTCGACGGCGAGGTCGGCATCATCGGCAACGGTGCGGGCCTGGTCATGTCGACCCTCGACGTGGTCGCCTACGCCGGGGAGAAGCACGGCAACGTCAAGCCGGCGAACTTCCTCGACATCGGCGGCGGCGCCAGCGCCCAGGTGATGGCGAACGGCCTGGAGATCGTTCTCGGCGACCCGGCGGTCAAGTCGGTCTTCGTGAACGTCTTCGGCGGTATCACCGCCTGTGACGCGGTGGCCAACGGCATCATCCAGGCTCTCGCCCTGCTGGCCGAGCGCGGCGAGACGGTGACCAAGCCGCTCGTCGTACGCCTCGACGGCAACAACGCCGAGGCCGGCCGCGCCATCCTCGACGGCGCCAACAACCCGCTGGTCGAGCGGGTCGACACGATGGACGGAGCGGCCGCGCGCGCCGCCGAGCTCGCGGCTGCGGGGAAGTGA